In Thermovirga sp., the sequence ATCAGGGTTTGCGGCCTCGCCGATTCGTAGACGAGAAAGATCTAGATGGCGGCAAAAGCGCCTTCCAGGTCTTCGATCAGGTCGTCCGAGTCTTCAAGGCCCACGGAGAGCCTGATGAGCCCCTTGGAGATCCCCGCCTTCTTCTGCTCTTCGTCGGAAAGGGCGGAATGGGTCATGGACGCGGGGTGCTGGATCAGCGACTCGGCATCGCCGAGGCTCACCGCCAGGGTCCAAAGCTTCGTGCTGTTGATGAATTTCTTGCCTGCTTCGTACCCACCTTTAAGCTCCATGGCTATTATTGCCCCGTAATGCCTCATCTGCTTGTCGGCCAACTTCTTCTGAGGGAAGCCGTCCAGACCCGGGTACCAGACATGGTCCACCTCCTCGCGCTTTTCAAGGAAACGGGCAACGGACAGGGCTGTCTCGCAGTGCCTGGGGATACGGACATGAAGGGTCTTCATACCCCGGAGCAGGAGGAATGCATCGAAGGGGGAGAGCGTCGCCCCGGTAAGGTCCTTTAGGCCCTCGCTCTTGATGCGGCCGATAAATTCCCTGTCTCCAACGACCACTCCGGCTATGACGTCGCCATGGCCATTCAGGTATTTCGTGGCTGAATGGACCACTACATCGGCCCCCAGTTCGATTGGGCGCTGTATGACGGGGGTGCAGTAGGTGTTGTCCACGACGAGGATAGCTCCCGCGTCATGGGCAATTCGGGATAGTCCCTCCAGGTCGGCGATATCCATCGTGGGGTTCGCCGGCGATTCGCAGTAGATCATTTTCGTGTTGGGCTTGATGGCCGCCCTTACAGTCTCAAGATCCCTGAGACCCATAAAGGTTGCTTCCATGCCGAAACGGGGGAACTGGTGGTTCATCAGGGCGTGGGTGCAGCCATACAGGGACCGCGCCGCGATCACATGATCCCCGGAAGACAGGGCGGTCCACATTACCGAAGCGATGGCTCCCATGCCGGAAGCCGTCACC encodes:
- a CDS encoding aminotransferase class I/II-fold pyridoxal phosphate-dependent enzyme → VHLGTHPEPITGALSTPIYQTSTFAFRNADEGARRFKGEEEGYIYTRLGNPNHTAVEEKIAGLEGGEAAAVTASGMGAIASVMWTALSSGDHVIAARSLYGCTHALMNHQFPRFGMEATFMGLRDLETVRAAIKPNTKMIYCESPANPTMDIADLEGLSRIAHDAGAILVVDNTYCTPVIQRPIELGADVVVHSATKYLNGHGDVIAGVVVGDREFIGRIKSEGLKDLTGATLSPFDAFLLLRGMKTLHVRIPRHCETALSVARFLEKREEVDHVWYPGLDGFPQKKLADKQMRHYGAIIAMELKGGYEAGKKFINSTKLWTLAVSLGDAESLIQHPASMTHSALSDEEQKKAGISKGLIRLSVGLEDSDDLIEDLEGAFAAI